Proteins encoded in a region of the Leifsonia sp. PS1209 genome:
- a CDS encoding amino acid ABC transporter ATP-binding protein gives MVLADGVSKSFGSNEVLKSISLSVNPGEVLCIVGPSGSGKSTFLRCINHLERVDAGRLSVDGQLVGYRQHGDKLYELKPKEAARQRREIGMVFQRFNLFPHMTALENVIEAPIRVKGVPKAQAVARAQELLTRVGLGSKGDHYPAHLSGGQQQRVAIARALAMDPKLMLFDEPTSALDPELVGEVLDVMKGLAASGMTMIVVTHEMGFAREVADELVFMDGGVVVESGDPREVLANPQHQRTQAFLSKVL, from the coding sequence ATGGTCCTCGCCGACGGCGTCTCGAAGAGCTTCGGCTCCAACGAGGTGCTGAAGAGCATCTCGCTCTCGGTGAACCCGGGAGAGGTGCTCTGTATCGTCGGGCCGAGCGGCTCGGGCAAGTCGACCTTCCTGCGCTGCATCAACCACCTCGAACGCGTGGATGCGGGCCGCCTGTCTGTCGACGGCCAGCTGGTCGGCTACCGCCAGCATGGCGACAAACTCTACGAGCTGAAGCCGAAGGAGGCCGCCAGGCAGCGTCGCGAGATCGGGATGGTGTTCCAGCGGTTCAACCTGTTCCCGCACATGACGGCGCTCGAGAACGTGATCGAGGCGCCGATCCGGGTGAAGGGCGTGCCGAAGGCGCAGGCCGTCGCCCGGGCGCAGGAACTGCTGACCAGGGTGGGTCTCGGCTCGAAGGGCGACCACTATCCGGCGCACCTGTCCGGCGGTCAGCAGCAGCGCGTCGCCATCGCGCGGGCGCTGGCGATGGACCCGAAGCTGATGCTGTTCGACGAGCCCACCTCGGCGCTCGACCCCGAGCTGGTCGGCGAGGTCCTCGACGTGATGAAGGGGCTCGCCGCCTCCGGTATGACCATGATCGTGGTCACCCACGAGATGGGCTTCGCCCGCGAGGTGGCCGACGAGCTGGTCTTCATGGACGGCGGCGTGGTCGTCGAGTCCGGCGACCCGCGCGAGGTGCTCGCCAACCCGCAGCACCAGCGCACCCAGGCGTTCCTCTCCAAGGTGCTCTAG
- a CDS encoding amino acid ABC transporter permease, with protein MTLGNQDRPATGATPSPAGAPPSEPIKAIKLKHPWRIVFAVVLILLVVWFVIDASQRDAYGWQYVGKYIFDKRISAAALVTLQLTIYSMIIGVVLGLILAVMRLSPNPVVKSIAWLYLWIFRGTPVYVQLVFWGLFSLIYPKLFLGVPWTDWGVTFDLGFMQNAFIIAVIGLALNEAAYMAEIVRAGLLSVDSGQEEAATALGMGWGRTMTRIVIPQAMRVIIPPTGNEVISMLKTTSLVAAIPLTTDLYGVARDISAVTYTPVPLLIVASCWYLLFTSILMVGQYFLERRFSRGVNARRPDRGDGAALTGAVPVAGVPDGNDLGGKG; from the coding sequence ATGACCCTGGGCAACCAGGACCGGCCGGCGACGGGGGCAACCCCGTCGCCGGCTGGCGCACCGCCCTCCGAACCGATCAAGGCGATCAAGCTCAAGCACCCGTGGCGGATCGTCTTCGCCGTCGTGCTGATCCTGCTGGTCGTCTGGTTCGTGATCGACGCCTCCCAGCGCGACGCGTACGGCTGGCAGTACGTCGGCAAGTACATCTTCGACAAGCGCATCAGTGCTGCCGCGCTCGTCACCCTGCAGCTGACGATCTACTCGATGATCATCGGCGTGGTGCTCGGCCTCATCCTCGCGGTGATGCGCCTCTCGCCGAACCCGGTGGTGAAGTCCATCGCGTGGCTGTATCTCTGGATCTTCCGCGGCACCCCTGTGTACGTGCAGCTGGTGTTCTGGGGCCTGTTCTCGCTGATCTACCCGAAGCTGTTCCTCGGCGTGCCCTGGACGGACTGGGGCGTGACGTTCGACCTCGGCTTCATGCAGAACGCGTTCATCATCGCTGTCATCGGACTCGCCCTCAACGAGGCCGCGTACATGGCCGAGATCGTGCGCGCGGGACTCCTGTCGGTCGACTCCGGTCAGGAGGAGGCCGCGACGGCGCTCGGGATGGGCTGGGGCCGCACGATGACCCGCATCGTCATCCCGCAGGCCATGCGCGTGATCATCCCGCCGACCGGCAACGAAGTGATCTCGATGCTGAAGACCACATCGCTGGTGGCGGCGATCCCGCTGACCACCGACCTGTACGGTGTCGCCCGCGACATCTCGGCCGTCACGTACACACCGGTCCCGCTGCTGATCGTCGCGTCCTGCTGGTACCTGCTCTTCACCTCCATCCTGATGGTCGGGCAGTACTTCCTGGAGCGACGCTTCTCGCGCGGGGTGAACGCCCGCAGGCCGGACAGAGGAGACGGAGCAGCGCTGACCGGCGCCGTGCCCGTCGCCGGTGTTCCCGACGGCAATGACCTGGGAGGTAAAGGATGA
- a CDS encoding ABC transporter substrate-binding protein, whose protein sequence is MRIRSVATVAAIAAVGALALSGCVDNSTPADSSSPSSASGVKKDDTLAGQLPADIKKAGKLTVGMDNTYPPNEYKDDSGQPAGWEVELTNAIAAKLGLKVDFAIAKFDNIIPSITGGKDDFGMSSFTDTTEREKQVDFVNYYTAGIMWASAKGKTVDPDNACGLKVAVQATTYEDTDEVPAKSKACTDAGKPAIQGLRFDTQDAATNAVVLGQADALSADSPVTLYAISKSSGKLQAAGKAFEVAPYGLPVKKDSKLTPVLQKTVQALIDDGTYGKILDKWGVADGAVTTAEINAASKG, encoded by the coding sequence ATGCGCATCCGATCCGTGGCCACCGTGGCCGCCATCGCCGCCGTTGGAGCGCTCGCGCTCAGCGGCTGTGTCGACAACTCCACGCCCGCCGACAGCAGCTCACCGTCGAGCGCGTCGGGCGTGAAGAAGGACGACACCCTCGCCGGACAGCTGCCGGCCGACATCAAGAAGGCTGGAAAGCTCACCGTCGGCATGGACAACACCTACCCGCCGAACGAGTACAAGGACGACAGCGGCCAGCCCGCCGGCTGGGAGGTGGAGCTGACCAACGCCATCGCGGCCAAGCTCGGCCTGAAGGTCGACTTCGCCATCGCGAAGTTCGACAACATCATCCCGAGCATCACCGGTGGCAAGGACGACTTCGGCATGTCCTCGTTCACCGACACGACCGAGCGCGAGAAGCAGGTCGACTTCGTCAACTACTACACCGCCGGCATCATGTGGGCATCGGCCAAGGGCAAGACGGTCGACCCCGACAACGCCTGCGGCCTCAAGGTCGCCGTCCAGGCCACCACCTACGAGGACACCGACGAGGTCCCCGCCAAGTCCAAGGCGTGCACCGACGCCGGCAAGCCCGCCATCCAGGGCCTCCGGTTCGACACCCAGGATGCGGCCACCAACGCCGTCGTCCTCGGCCAGGCCGACGCGCTCAGCGCGGACTCGCCGGTGACCCTGTACGCCATCTCCAAGTCGAGCGGCAAGCTGCAGGCAGCAGGCAAGGCGTTCGAGGTCGCACCGTACGGTCTGCCGGTCAAGAAGGACTCCAAGCTGACGCCGGTGCTGCAGAAGACGGTCCAGGCCCTGATCGACGACGGTACGTACGGCAAGATCCTCGACAAGTGGGGCGTCGCCGACGGCGCCGTCACCACCGCCGAGATCAACGCCGCCTCGAAGGGCTGA
- a CDS encoding GNAT family N-acetyltransferase has protein sequence MTEQTADFAASAVVLVTSPDDAIAAPLVAELSREYDERYGLNDGIPSSVELSRYPAERFSAAHGGTFLLLLVDGEPVAGGAFMREDDDTVEVKRVWTHSSYRRRGLARRVMAELEAEAARRGIANIVLTTGARQPEAVGLYLSLGYQPLFDLDDDWERVSYLGFRKTL, from the coding sequence GTGACCGAACAGACTGCCGACTTCGCCGCATCAGCCGTCGTGCTGGTGACCTCCCCCGACGACGCCATCGCCGCGCCGCTCGTCGCCGAGCTGTCGCGCGAGTACGACGAGCGCTACGGGCTGAACGACGGCATCCCGTCGTCGGTGGAGCTGTCCCGCTATCCGGCCGAACGGTTCAGCGCCGCGCATGGCGGCACGTTCCTGCTGCTGCTGGTGGACGGCGAGCCCGTCGCGGGCGGCGCGTTCATGCGCGAGGACGACGACACGGTCGAGGTGAAGCGCGTGTGGACGCACTCCTCGTACCGCCGCAGGGGCCTCGCGCGCCGCGTGATGGCAGAGCTCGAGGCCGAGGCGGCCCGTCGCGGGATCGCGAACATCGTGCTCACCACCGGGGCCAGGCAGCCGGAGGCCGTCGGGCTGTACCTCTCTCTCGGCTACCAGCCGCTGTTCGACCTCGACGACGACTGGGAGCGCGTCTCCTACCTGGGGTTCCGCAAGACGCTCTGA
- a CDS encoding aromatic amino acid ammonia-lyase: MVTLTTGAPTTGDIVAIADGAPVHLSAETRDALAASRAVVERAIQAGEPVYGLNRRLGAGRDAVVDPAEFTAFQRRTIANHRGGTGEPLDAREVRAVIAARLAGFSRGGAGVRPELAEAYAALLNAGVHPVVPRRGSVGAADLTVLAEVAAVVTGDGLVLEEDGALLPAADALAAAGLAPLALAPHEGLAVLSANAYSIGVGSLAAADAATLAETADLAVALSLEAVGASSAAGNLSPYTATIADARGGDGQRASAARIREAVAGGDLERPDRALSVQDPLAFRTAPQLHGALREAVDRLRTELDIELAARSENPLVDVESGRMVSGGNFQALPLALAFENLRLVLAHVASASERRTAAHSVALAAARTAGETRIPGLLLYSAAAAVAELRQLAAPVTLGITTLSGVEDHATLAPVALQLAQRSLALTAEVLAVEALHATDLLGVSRATARGAGTGPLHARLSSLVAEELTAAELAERAQSVLRNPR, translated from the coding sequence ATGGTCACGCTCACGACGGGAGCGCCGACGACCGGCGACATCGTCGCCATCGCCGACGGAGCCCCGGTGCACCTGTCGGCGGAGACGCGGGATGCGCTGGCGGCGTCCAGAGCGGTCGTCGAGCGGGCGATCCAGGCGGGGGAGCCCGTCTACGGCCTGAACCGCAGGCTCGGCGCCGGCCGGGATGCGGTGGTCGACCCTGCGGAGTTCACCGCGTTCCAGCGCCGCACCATCGCCAACCACCGCGGCGGCACGGGCGAACCGCTGGACGCGCGGGAGGTGCGCGCGGTGATCGCGGCGCGGCTCGCCGGGTTCAGCCGCGGAGGCGCCGGGGTGCGGCCGGAGCTGGCGGAGGCGTACGCCGCCCTGCTCAACGCCGGCGTGCATCCGGTCGTCCCGCGGCGCGGGTCGGTGGGGGCGGCAGACCTCACGGTGCTCGCCGAGGTGGCCGCCGTCGTCACGGGCGACGGGCTCGTGCTGGAGGAGGACGGCGCGCTGCTTCCCGCCGCGGACGCACTCGCCGCCGCCGGCCTGGCGCCGCTCGCCCTCGCGCCCCACGAGGGGCTCGCCGTGCTGAGTGCGAACGCGTACAGCATCGGCGTCGGCTCGCTCGCCGCCGCGGACGCCGCCACGCTGGCGGAGACCGCAGACCTCGCCGTCGCCCTCTCGCTCGAAGCGGTGGGAGCATCGTCGGCGGCCGGCAACCTCAGCCCGTACACCGCGACCATCGCGGATGCCCGCGGCGGAGACGGGCAACGGGCGTCCGCAGCGCGCATCCGGGAAGCGGTGGCCGGGGGAGACCTCGAACGGCCGGATCGTGCGCTGAGCGTGCAGGACCCGCTCGCGTTCCGCACGGCGCCGCAGCTGCACGGAGCGCTGCGCGAGGCCGTCGACCGGCTGCGCACGGAACTGGACATCGAACTCGCGGCCCGCAGCGAGAACCCGCTGGTGGATGTGGAGAGCGGCCGGATGGTGTCCGGCGGCAACTTCCAGGCGCTCCCGCTCGCGCTCGCATTCGAGAACCTGCGGCTGGTGCTCGCGCACGTCGCCAGCGCGTCGGAGCGGCGCACCGCTGCGCACTCGGTGGCGCTCGCCGCCGCGCGCACGGCGGGGGAGACGCGCATCCCGGGCCTGCTGCTCTACTCGGCGGCAGCAGCAGTGGCCGAACTGCGCCAGCTCGCCGCGCCGGTGACGCTCGGCATCACGACACTCTCCGGCGTGGAGGATCACGCGACGCTCGCGCCCGTGGCACTGCAACTGGCGCAGCGGTCGCTGGCGCTCACCGCCGAAGTGCTCGCGGTCGAGGCCCTGCACGCCACGGACCTGCTCGGCGTCAGCCGGGCGACGGCGCGCGGAGCGGGCACGGGGCCGCTGCACGCGCGGCTATCGTCCCTGGTGGCCGAGGAGCTGACGGCCGCAGAGCTCGCCGAGCGGGCTCAGAGCGTCTTGCGGAACCCCAGGTAG
- a CDS encoding NtaA/DmoA family FMN-dependent monooxygenase (This protein belongs to a clade of FMN-dependent monooxygenases, within a broader family of flavin-dependent oxidoreductases, the luciferase-like monooxygenase (LMM) family, some of whose members use coenzyme F420 rather than FMN.) has translation MTLLHFGWFLGAGFGVQGWGDPSYGIGYDWKQPQVYQDAARVFEASGFDLFIIEDGVAVPDTYGGTAEVNLSAARFVPKHDPLPLVPYLLGATRDLGIVPTLSASFYEPFTAARLLSTLQHFAGGRLGFNVVTSGSDLAAQNYGLDKQVDHDLRYDRADEWVDVVRKLWRSWEPDAIVEDTERGVFADFRKVHTIDHDGRFFRVRGPLNTAPAADEPVMVQAGASGRGRDFAGKNSDVVLALASTPERMREYRDSIREVAASTGRDPDSIKVLFVVNPVVTANAEETASVRAARAELTQAAIDEALQSISYLSGVDFKAFDLDAPLPELSTNSNQGTLDNFVKSAPAGSTLREILQVRARKDGLAIVGTADEIADHLGELGAAVGGDGFLFTGQVHPANVHRTLDALVPALRRRGLIRTEFSGSGLRQNLLDF, from the coding sequence ATGACTCTTCTCCACTTCGGTTGGTTCCTCGGCGCCGGGTTCGGGGTGCAGGGCTGGGGTGACCCCAGCTACGGCATCGGCTACGACTGGAAGCAGCCGCAGGTCTACCAGGACGCCGCACGCGTCTTCGAGGCGAGCGGGTTCGACCTGTTCATCATCGAAGACGGCGTCGCCGTCCCGGACACCTACGGGGGCACCGCGGAGGTCAACCTGTCCGCCGCACGGTTCGTGCCCAAGCACGACCCGCTGCCGCTCGTTCCCTACCTGCTGGGCGCCACACGCGACCTCGGCATCGTGCCGACCCTCAGCGCCAGCTTCTACGAGCCGTTCACCGCCGCGCGCCTGCTGTCCACGCTGCAGCACTTCGCCGGCGGACGGCTGGGGTTCAACGTGGTCACGAGCGGCTCTGACCTGGCCGCGCAGAACTACGGCCTCGACAAGCAGGTCGACCACGACCTCCGCTACGACAGGGCGGACGAGTGGGTGGATGTGGTCCGCAAGCTCTGGCGCAGCTGGGAGCCGGACGCCATCGTCGAGGACACCGAGCGCGGTGTCTTCGCCGACTTCCGCAAGGTGCACACCATCGACCACGACGGCCGGTTCTTCCGGGTGCGCGGGCCGCTGAACACCGCGCCGGCCGCCGACGAGCCGGTGATGGTGCAGGCAGGCGCCTCGGGGCGTGGCCGCGACTTCGCGGGCAAGAACTCGGACGTGGTGCTCGCGCTCGCCTCGACCCCGGAGAGGATGCGCGAGTACCGGGACAGCATCCGGGAGGTCGCAGCATCCACCGGCCGCGACCCGGACAGCATCAAGGTGCTGTTCGTGGTCAACCCGGTCGTCACCGCCAACGCGGAGGAGACGGCGAGCGTGAGGGCCGCCAGGGCCGAGCTGACGCAGGCAGCGATCGACGAGGCGTTGCAGTCCATCTCCTACCTGAGCGGCGTCGATTTCAAAGCGTTCGACCTCGACGCACCGCTGCCGGAGCTGAGCACGAACAGCAACCAGGGCACCCTCGACAACTTCGTGAAGTCCGCCCCGGCGGGGTCGACGCTGCGGGAGATCCTGCAGGTGCGGGCCAGGAAGGACGGCCTCGCCATCGTCGGGACCGCCGACGAGATCGCCGACCACCTCGGCGAGCTCGGGGCGGCGGTCGGCGGCGACGGGTTCCTCTTCACCGGGCAGGTGCATCCGGCGAACGTTCACCGCACGCTCGACGCCCTCGTGCCCGCCCTGCGCCGCCGCGGGCTGATCCGCACGGAGTTCAGCGGGAGCGGCCTGCGGCAGAACCTGCTCGACTTCTGA
- a CDS encoding cysteine synthase family protein, translating to MTTVDVRPAEAAGAVAAPGEVLDSVAALIGNTPVVELRSLTRGLSSRVLVKLEGRNPGGSSKDRIALNMIRTAEADGSLAPGGTIIEATSGNTGIGLALIGRLTGHPVVIVHAGDISDEKRKVLAAYGARLVVADWEAGPDDPANPRAVADRIAAETPGSWRPAQFANAANPAAHYRGTGPEVWRQTAGAVTHFVAAIGTGGTVSGTGRYLKDVSDGAVRVIGANPVGSTYAGGAPGRILVDGVGSAWPREWWPHTFDSDVLDEVHTVDDREVYATVRRLAAEEALLLGPSSGLAVAVALRTARDARPGSTVVAIAPDGGINYLTKAFDPDWLSASGLDGDGS from the coding sequence ATGACCACCGTCGATGTCCGCCCCGCAGAGGCAGCAGGCGCCGTCGCCGCGCCCGGCGAGGTGCTCGACTCCGTTGCCGCACTGATCGGCAACACCCCCGTCGTGGAGCTGCGTTCGCTGACGCGCGGCCTCTCCTCTCGCGTGCTCGTCAAGCTGGAAGGGCGCAACCCGGGAGGGTCGTCGAAAGACCGCATCGCCCTGAACATGATCCGCACGGCCGAGGCGGACGGGTCGCTCGCCCCCGGCGGGACGATCATCGAGGCGACGAGCGGCAACACCGGCATCGGCCTGGCCCTGATCGGCCGGCTGACCGGGCATCCGGTCGTCATCGTGCACGCGGGCGACATCTCGGACGAGAAGCGCAAGGTGCTCGCCGCATACGGCGCCCGCCTGGTGGTCGCCGACTGGGAGGCCGGACCGGACGATCCCGCCAACCCGCGCGCCGTCGCCGACCGGATCGCGGCGGAGACCCCTGGCTCGTGGCGCCCGGCGCAGTTCGCGAACGCCGCCAACCCGGCCGCCCACTACCGGGGCACGGGCCCGGAGGTCTGGCGTCAGACGGCGGGGGCCGTGACGCACTTCGTCGCGGCCATCGGCACCGGCGGCACGGTCAGCGGCACGGGCCGCTACCTCAAAGACGTGAGCGACGGAGCGGTGCGCGTGATCGGCGCCAACCCCGTCGGCTCGACATACGCGGGCGGAGCTCCCGGCCGCATCCTGGTCGACGGCGTCGGCTCGGCGTGGCCGCGCGAGTGGTGGCCGCACACCTTCGACTCCGACGTGCTCGACGAGGTGCACACCGTCGACGACCGCGAGGTCTACGCGACCGTACGCAGGCTCGCCGCCGAGGAGGCGCTGCTGCTGGGGCCGTCGTCCGGTCTCGCCGTCGCGGTGGCGTTGCGCACGGCACGGGATGCGCGACCGGGCTCGACCGTCGTGGCCATCGCGCCGGACGGCGGCATCAACTACCTGACCAAGGCGTTCGACCCGGACTGGCTCTCCGCCTCCGGACTCGACGGCGACGGATCGTAG
- a CDS encoding sulfurtransferase, with product MTQLIDAPSLAAALAEQPTARIPLRVLDVRWKLGGPPGRDEYAAGHIPGAVYVDLDTELAGHGLPTDGRHPLPAVDDFRDAVRRWGLDDGDDVVVYDDASGTSAARAWWLLRHAGFESVRLLDGGLAAWRAAGGAIETEPTIPEPGTAAVAWGAMPTIDADAAAAFPESGVLLDARAGERFRGEVEPVDPRAGHIPGAVSAPTTGNLADDGTLLPADALADRFAALGVTPDAPVAVYCGSGVTAAHEILALEEAGFAAALYPGSFSAWSNDDDRPVATGA from the coding sequence ATGACGCAGCTCATCGACGCCCCCTCGCTCGCCGCCGCACTCGCCGAACAGCCGACCGCCCGCATCCCGCTCCGCGTTCTCGACGTGCGGTGGAAGCTGGGCGGCCCTCCCGGCCGCGACGAGTACGCCGCCGGCCACATTCCCGGAGCGGTATACGTCGACCTCGACACGGAGCTGGCCGGGCACGGTCTGCCGACGGACGGCCGGCATCCACTGCCTGCGGTCGACGATTTCCGGGACGCGGTGCGCCGCTGGGGACTCGACGACGGCGACGACGTCGTGGTCTACGACGACGCCTCCGGCACGTCGGCCGCGCGCGCGTGGTGGCTGCTCCGCCACGCGGGATTCGAGAGCGTGCGGCTGCTCGACGGCGGCCTGGCCGCGTGGCGCGCAGCCGGGGGCGCCATCGAGACGGAGCCGACCATCCCCGAGCCGGGAACGGCGGCCGTCGCGTGGGGAGCAATGCCCACGATCGACGCGGATGCGGCAGCGGCCTTCCCGGAGAGTGGCGTGCTGCTCGACGCCAGGGCCGGCGAGCGGTTCCGCGGCGAGGTCGAGCCCGTCGACCCGCGCGCCGGGCACATCCCCGGAGCGGTGAGCGCGCCCACCACCGGCAACCTCGCGGACGACGGCACCCTGCTGCCCGCCGACGCGCTCGCCGACCGGTTCGCGGCGCTCGGCGTCACTCCGGATGCGCCGGTCGCGGTGTACTGCGGCTCCGGCGTGACGGCCGCGCACGAGATCCTCGCTCTGGAGGAGGCGGGCTTCGCCGCCGCGCTCTACCCCGGATCGTTCTCCGCGTGGTCGAACGACGACGACCGGCCGGTCGCGACGGGCGCCTGA
- a CDS encoding AraC family transcriptional regulator, with protein MTETRIHSFVTNDVDESIEIGSRLFNDHHVRPLHARAAFSYSLTAARVGTVAFGRLRYGCEVSVDVTGAEDSYAVSIPSTGTIRFRGGGVDAESTPELAMVGSPVDRVTVSGWAAEEDSLAMVWFNRRALEADLGRLLGIDAPAIIAFPRLLDLRDGRGAEWYAYAKTIFDAVGRPGALALNPLVAAQVSSILSTGLLLAADHQYRTALDAPPAPQTPATVRRAMHFIEDNVREPITVPDIAASVGSSVRALNRGFKEHLGTSPLAYLTRVRMEGAHRELLSGAPEDTSVSQIAAAWGFYHFGRFAARYREQHGMSPSETLRSTGITR; from the coding sequence GTGACGGAAACACGTATCCACTCATTCGTCACGAACGATGTGGACGAGTCGATCGAGATCGGCTCGCGTCTCTTCAACGATCACCATGTCCGGCCGCTCCACGCGCGCGCAGCCTTCTCGTACAGCCTCACCGCCGCCCGCGTCGGCACCGTCGCGTTCGGGCGGCTGCGCTACGGCTGCGAAGTGTCCGTGGACGTCACCGGCGCCGAGGATTCCTACGCCGTGAGCATCCCGAGCACCGGGACGATCCGCTTCCGCGGCGGAGGCGTGGACGCCGAGTCCACCCCGGAGCTCGCCATGGTCGGCAGTCCGGTCGACAGGGTGACCGTGAGCGGCTGGGCGGCCGAGGAGGACTCCCTGGCGATGGTCTGGTTCAACCGGCGCGCCCTCGAAGCCGACCTGGGCCGCCTCCTCGGCATCGACGCGCCCGCCATCATCGCCTTCCCACGTCTCCTCGACCTCCGCGACGGCAGAGGGGCGGAGTGGTACGCGTACGCCAAGACCATCTTCGATGCCGTCGGGCGTCCCGGCGCGCTCGCCCTCAATCCGCTGGTCGCCGCCCAGGTCTCCAGCATCCTGTCGACCGGGCTGCTCCTGGCCGCCGACCACCAGTACCGCACAGCACTGGATGCGCCTCCCGCCCCACAGACGCCCGCCACCGTCCGCCGCGCCATGCACTTCATCGAGGACAACGTGCGGGAGCCGATCACCGTGCCGGACATCGCCGCGTCCGTCGGGTCGAGCGTCCGCGCCCTCAACCGCGGCTTCAAGGAGCACCTCGGCACCAGCCCGCTCGCCTATCTCACCCGGGTCAGGATGGAGGGCGCGCACCGCGAACTCCTCAGCGGCGCCCCGGAGGACACGTCGGTGTCGCAAATCGCGGCGGCGTGGGGCTTCTACCACTTCGGCCGGTTCGCGGCGCGCTACCGGGAGCAGCACGGGATGAGCCCGTCGGAGACGCTCCGCAGCACCGGCATCACTCGCTGA
- a CDS encoding ribonucleotide-diphosphate reductase subunit beta: MPILGTGIEEGLLLKPVKYKWAMDLYDQAVANTWFPNEIQLGEDIADFKKMTDEERHAVTFLMSYFNPNELLVNKALAFGVYPYINAAEAHLYLAKQMWEEANHCMSFEYVLETFPIDREQAYNSHVDIPSMARKEEFEVSFIKRMTEQTLDITTTEGKQDFIRNLVAYNVILEGIWFYSGFMVALSFRQRNLLRNFGSLIDWVVRDESLHLKFGINLILTVLEENPDLQTPEFANEIRQMILDAVEMEEEYNRDLLPGGILGLNANYINQYVKYLADRRLEELGFEAEYKVANPAKWMATANDTLELVNFFESTNTSYESNAKASTGH; encoded by the coding sequence ATGCCGATTCTGGGAACGGGAATCGAAGAGGGCCTGCTGCTCAAGCCGGTGAAGTACAAGTGGGCGATGGACCTGTACGACCAGGCGGTCGCGAACACGTGGTTCCCCAACGAGATCCAGCTCGGTGAGGACATCGCCGACTTCAAGAAGATGACCGACGAGGAACGTCACGCGGTCACCTTCCTGATGAGCTACTTCAACCCGAACGAGCTCCTGGTGAACAAGGCCCTCGCGTTCGGCGTGTACCCGTACATCAATGCGGCGGAGGCGCACCTCTACCTCGCCAAGCAGATGTGGGAGGAAGCGAACCACTGCATGTCGTTCGAGTACGTCCTCGAGACGTTCCCGATCGACCGCGAGCAGGCGTACAACTCCCACGTGGACATCCCGTCGATGGCCCGCAAGGAGGAGTTCGAGGTCAGCTTCATCAAGCGGATGACGGAGCAGACGCTCGACATCACGACGACGGAGGGCAAGCAGGACTTCATCCGCAACCTCGTCGCGTACAACGTGATCCTCGAGGGCATCTGGTTCTACTCCGGCTTCATGGTGGCGCTGTCGTTCCGCCAGAGGAACCTGCTGCGCAACTTCGGTTCGCTGATCGACTGGGTGGTGCGCGACGAGTCGCTGCACCTCAAGTTCGGCATCAACCTCATCCTCACGGTGCTCGAGGAGAACCCCGACCTGCAGACGCCGGAGTTCGCCAACGAGATCCGCCAGATGATCCTGGATGCGGTGGAGATGGAAGAGGAGTACAACCGCGACCTCCTCCCCGGCGGCATCCTGGGCCTGAACGCCAACTACATCAACCAGTACGTCAAGTACCTGGCCGACCGCCGGCTCGAAGAGCTCGGCTTCGAGGCGGAGTACAAGGTCGCCAACCCGGCCAAGTGGATGGCGACGGCGAACGACACGCTCGAGCTGGTGAACTTCTTCGAGTCCACCAACACGTCGTACGAGTCGAACGCGAAGGCGTCGACCGGCCACTGA